Proteins found in one Apostichopus japonicus isolate 1M-3 chromosome 16, ASM3797524v1, whole genome shotgun sequence genomic segment:
- the LOC139983504 gene encoding P2X purinoceptor 7-like — MEHFGLEGYQFEPEYTEAEMVNLAAEKNATDTDSVGSETETDTSEEDYCLCGECEAMPSEKENVCCHSVFRQHELDFGACITEDPNFAAVCLQKLVLELAFQQFLQYIKKPPLAAQAQMNNRQKRLMAYRQISLWASRGQPLGKGNRRVLPSCCVMRIRAEFTDDTFSGYLEVQEALTMD; from the exons ATGGAACATTTTGGACTTGAGGGCTATCAGTTTGAACCCGAGTATACTGAAGCTGAAATGGTAAATTTAGCTGCTGAAAAAAATGCCACTGACACTGACTCAGTTGGAAGTGAAACTGAGACTGATACTAGTGAAGAAGATTATTGTTTGTGTGGAGAATGTGAAGCTATGCCTTCTGAAAAGGAGAATGTTTGTTGCCACTCGGTATTTCGGCAACATGAATTGGATTTTGGAGCCTGCATCACTGAAGACCCGAACTTTGCTGCAGTATGCTTGCAGAAATTAGTTTTGGAGCTTGCTTTCCAGCAATTTCTTCAATACATAAAGAAACCGCCACTTGCAGCCCAGGCTCAAATGAACAACAG GCAGAAAAGACTCATGGCTTATAGACAGATCAGTTTGTGGGCAAGCAGAGGTCAACCCTTAGGAAAAGGCAACAGGAGAGTGTTACCTTCCTGCTGTGTCATGCGGATCAGGGCAGAATTTACTGATGACACCTTCTCAGGGTACCTTGAAGTACAAGAGGCATTAACTATGGATTAA
- the LOC139983500 gene encoding uncharacterized protein codes for MPIGNLLCSAATMFSGLTYQRVAQFMKFFNLQFFSATTFYDLQKMYLIPEINSYWDAHQKAVVDQLKGSPTDLIDDGRCDSPGFSAKYCSYSLMDVSSEKVVDMELVQVSETGASQRMEAVGFQRCMDRVLNDYKLNVKRFATDRHTGIRKLMRTKYSSVKHNFDIFHLAKNIKSKLRKAAKKKGNEELEPWIKSIINHLWFCARACNKDQELLVQMWSSMVYHVLGQHEWSDDPNLPLFQKCGHDPLTDLQQRKKIWLKAGSSAHEALKKVALAKRLLKDIRFLAEFMHTGALEVFHNVLLKYAPKRLEFGYSSMTARLKLAAIDHNQNVGRAKAVVKKPHKGSSARGEVQYKKVFTKMTKSWVLKARYEAKNYDYVKDLMKGVVYRRQTSTIDPVPAAPAKKIAPTEAPSKEEMLKSHASRF; via the coding sequence ATGCCCATTGGTAACCTCCTCTGTTCTGCGGCTACCATGTTCTCTGGACTGACATATCAAAGAGTTGCTCAGTTcatgaaatttttcaatttgcaGTTCTTTTCTGCCACTACATTTTATGACCTTCAGAAGATGTACCTCATCCCAGAGATTAACAGTTATTGGGATGCACATCAAAAGGCAGTGGTTGACCAATTGAAAGGATCCCCAACTGATCTTATTGATGATGGGCGTTGTGATTCACCAGGGTTTTCAGCAAAGTATTGTAGCTACTCTTTGATGGATGTCAGTTCAGAGAAGGTGGTAGACATGGAACTGGTGCAAGTTTCAGAGACTGGGGCATCTCAAAGAATGGAAGCAGTGGGCTTCCAGAGGTGTATGGATAGAGTCCTTAATGACTATAAACTTAATGTAAAAAGATTTGCTACTGACCGTCACACAGGAATAAGAAAATTAATGCGTACTAAGTACAGTTCTGTAAaacataattttgatatatttcacCTAGCGAAAAATATCAAAAGCAAATTGCGCAAAGCGGCAAAGAAAAAGGGAAATGAAGAATTGGAACCTTGGATCAAATCCATTATCAACCATCTGTGGTTTTGTGCCAGAGCTTGCAACAAGGACCAGGAGCTGTTGGTGCAGATGTGGTCATCTATGGTCTACCATGTTCTAGGACAGCATGAGTGGTCAGATGATCCTAACTTACCACTATTTCAGAAATGTGGCCATGATCCACTGACAGATCTGCAgcagagaaagaaaatatggCTCAAGGCAGGATCATCTGCCCACGAGGCACTGAAGAAGGTAGCCCTGGCTAAGCGACTTTTGAAGGACATAAGATTTCTTGCAGAATTCATGCATACTGGTGCCCTTGAAGTTTTCCACAATGTCCTTTTGAAGTATGCGCCAAAGAGATTAGAGTTCGGTTATTCATCAATGACAGCTCGCTTGAAGTTAGCTGCAATTGACCACAACCAGAATGTTGGACGGGCAAAGGCCGTTGTGAAGAAGCCTCACAAAGGCTCATCCGCACGAGGGGAAGTACAATACAAGAAGGTATTTACAAAAATGACGAAGAGTTGGGTGCTGAAGGCGAGGTATGAAGCCAAGAACTATGATTATGTCAAAGATTTAATGAAAGGGGTTGTATATCGAAGACAGACAAGTACAATTGACCCTGTGCCAGCAGCGCCTGCAAAAAAAATTGCACCAACTGAAGCCCCCTcaaaagaagaaatgttgaagAGCCATGCTTCTAggttttaa